In Raphanus sativus cultivar WK10039 unplaced genomic scaffold, ASM80110v3 Scaffold0251, whole genome shotgun sequence, one DNA window encodes the following:
- the LOC130501670 gene encoding uncharacterized protein LOC130501670: MRLLAGLTDDAAKELQSFSKWILDIGDGKINLPNDGQVKRRFTLALTVLSHPMLTVEENVVYPPEFLNSVKVVGLPRHYLKLKVGAHIMCLCNMDLADDLCNGRIITGNTIAGDKVWIPTMYVIPPDTMFPFRMRRRQFPVTLAFAMAINKIQGQTLESVDLFLPRPVFLMVSSTLHFQELSRELD, from the exons ATGAGATTGCTCGCTGGTCTTACTGATGATGCAGCAAAAGAGCTTCAATCCTTCTCAAAATGGATTTTGGATATTGGAGATGGGAAAATAAATTTGCCTAACGACGGTCAA GTGAAGAGAAGGTTTACCTTAGCTCTGACAGTATTATCCCATCCGATGTTGACGGTAGAAGAAAATGTAGTATATCCTCCAGAGTTTTTGAACAGTGTTAAAGTGGTTGGACTGCCTAGACATTATTTGAAGCTGAAGGTTGGTGCTCATATTATGTGTCTCTGTAACATGGATCTTGCAGATGACTTATGCAATG GTAGAATTATAACCGGAAACACTATTGCTGGAGACAAAGTCTGGATTCCTACAATGTATGTCATCCCACCTGACACAATGTTTCCCTTCAGAATGCGTCGAAGACAGTTTCCCGTTACATTGGCTTTCGCGATGGCCATCAACAAAATCCAAGGTCAAACACTAGAAAGTGTTGATTTGTTTCTGCCTAGGCCAGTGTTCCTCATGGTCAGCTCTACGTTGCACTTTCAAGAGTTAAGTCGAGAGCTGgattaa